The sequence below is a genomic window from Gossypium hirsutum isolate 1008001.06 chromosome A11, Gossypium_hirsutum_v2.1, whole genome shotgun sequence.
TTACTTTGTAACACTGTGTTCTAGAACTTGAAAGCAACCGAGAAAGACATTTATTGTTGGTtaagtttgcatataataataatagttatgagatgaatgttaagatagcattgtatgagtgtggtatggttgcaattactgaacttcgttgtattgaattgaatttttataaaaagaatttcgGGGTCGATGTGATTGGAAAGACTGAAGggaaatgaaagtaattcatgaccGTCTAAAAACAGTTTCAGATTTACAGAAAATATATGTGGGCTTGATGCGTAAAAACattgaattttcaattagaaaattgagtatttgtgaaagtattatagtgggaatagaatttctcgatttagctataaagagaagttgagttcgcaaTTCATCGGACTGAATGAGATTATTATCAGAACTTGAGAAGAACCGTaatgtgtttcttatatatatgatgtgatgatacaaataagatcctttatctatagtatctcttatagaagtagaaactcagcttgttatgatgtatagcaaagagcagatcataatcttagctcatgagattgaaaagttgagaaatctGAGGCTAGGTGAAAAATTGTTGAGGTTGGTGAAAGAAAATCACTAATTTAttctttggtaagattttcggggacgaaaatccctaaggggggaagagttgtaacagcccatttttagggttaatcggaacagtggtttcggggccaccaaatccgatgagtaggtttgtaaatattatatttaatatttacgagttaattgtgattttaaatttttttttgatattgtgatatttgttttataagtgatttattaagttcaagtggtatgaccttaaggtcaagtgggtttaggaaatgaggtatcgggacctcatttatataaaccgagtcgtaaatatttttataaatatttacggagtggcaaaaagatggtattaaagtttcgttgaaaaattttatcgtttcgatagttaattaagcaaaaagaactaaatcgcgtaaaatgaaaaagttacattctaattgtttaagtgtttattttccatgATTTACTAAAGTATAAgtccctatttatcaattaaaccattactttatgatagtggagattggtggtttggcatatatgaaattatgtattatgataaaggacaaaaaggtaaatggaatattaaaatgtattaaataaaaataaaacataaaatggccatgcaaattttatctcttggccgaatatggaggagaaaagaaagccattgaagcttccttAGTTTCGACATTTGCATGaagtgatttaggtatgttttgtgttcggtttttgataatttttatgtttttgagatcgttgcttcgtattctagctagcccgtatctctgatttcaaaactgttaaagtatttgaatgttgccattgttgagtgcatgagtattttgatagttgatgatggaaaataaattattgttgttggatatacatgttttgtaaagtgaattttggtaaaaatgtcaattttggattaaattgtgaattattgaaattatgtggttgaaagtgtgaataaatgaaaatatgggctgttatgaagtAGTAGTAAATTTGTCTAGGCATGGGTTTGgccaaaaattgaatgaatttaagttttcgagcttagggactaaattgtaaagaagttgaaatatcaggggcaaaaatgtaatttttccataaagtaatttatgggctgttttaataccatgaatattcggttaagcttaattatggttaaaaatagttaatttgcatttttttgagctcagtgactaaattgaataaaagtaaaactttaggggtaaatagtaattttaccaaaatatgaaattgagttaaaatgaatagaatatgaattgtaatagttgaatttgattgattagatcaagttaagcctcgtacaaGTCTATATTGAGGGAAAAACGAAGTATCGGATTCGTCGATCTAATTTATCATTACCGCAAACGAGATAaattcgtatgcaataagcattgttaaatttatgtttctaatgctttaatatcgtataaattgtatatacgtgaatattttaatgtctgatgacatatcgacaaaatgtggcacttagtgtgcggggcaatcaaatatggtacttaGTGTAcgaatattgagaatggcacttagtgtgcgagatattgagaatgacacttagtgtgcaaaatatcgaatgattcaaagggaaattataaattgtgattgaatgattaaatagagcaaagtgaacaggtatacatgctatattatataaattgtttatgagacgactttataatggtgatatttgggctttgagcctagcaagctttaagctggtgaataatattatcgggtttaaaacctagcaggctaaatgccggtgatttgataaaagtctaagactatgagaccttgtgttaaatcgacaattgaatttgttcaatacattaacagcatgtttggttggcaTGAATAGCCATTCCATTCCTTGCCTATTCCGCGCGCTACAGTGATTACACCCCTATTACACTGTTTGGTTCACCGTTTACTATTCCACCGTTTTGCTATTACTTGTTTATTCCCTCAGCACCTGTAATAGGTATTCAGGGATGGGGTAAGGAATTGGTATTCACCGTTTACTGATTTCTTCTCCCTAAAATTTTGAGACCAAAATATCCTACTTTCTTCTACCCAAAAAGTTTGCTCCAGATTTCATATCCCCAGATCTCATCCTTCCTTCAAAATTTCTGCCGCTACCAAAAGAACCATGACTCAATTCCCTAATTTTTCCACGAAAATTTCAAATTCTTCTCTCGCCAATACGGCGGAAGATGCCCAGGTGTCGCTGCCCGAGCCCAGGCCGCAGTCTCTGCCTCGCAAGCCGTGGCTCATCGTCAGTCTCGGTAATCCCGGTAAGAAATTCAATGGCACCCGCCACAACGTATTAATACGTCctcgttttaattttttaacgaatttaatgttcttttaatgattttttgtttcatttttttaccAACAGGTGGTTTTTATGATGGTAGACGCTATAGCTAAGGCTAAAGGGATTTCTATTAACACAGTTAACTTTAAAGCTCAGATTGGAAAaggtactttttaaaaaaaagttcaatcTTCGAATGACTTTCACTATTGTTAAATTCAAGAACTTCAATATGCTTTGATGTATTGCATGCCTGTTGAAAATATAATAGCCATGGAACTTTGCTGGAATGGGTTATTGTTTCttcataaatttatcatttagaCATGATAGAGTCCCAAATTTCTAATTCTAGACTAGTATATTGCTTTGATATTAAGTTGATTCTACTTCTTCCAATTTTGAATAACTGTATGTAGTGTATTTGAAGGGTATATTTCGTAATGGGTACTTAATTATCTATCCATACTAATATAATGTCTTTGACTGAGTTGGTCTCACTTGTTAAACAgattgttttattgttttattgttttatgGTTTTGGTGATTGAAGGGTATATTTTGCAATTGAAACTTCTAACTGATTGTTTTATGGTTTTGGTGATGAGATGTGCTGTAAAACACtaataattatatattctttGATGTTCATAATCTACCACTAGCCTCCCACATGTCATTAACGAACCTAAGGGAGACATTACCTGCCTGAGGCATCTTGAGAGTGTTTGTAACTTGTATGCCACTCATACCTTAAAAAGTTTTAACTGCAATTGTTTGCAACTTTATTCTTGATTTTGAATGCTTTAGATGAAGATACTGTTTTACATTGTAACCTTGAAGAGTGCATTTAGATTACTCATTGGGAAAAGATCCTCCCTTCTACTACAAAAATAATGGAAGTTTCAACTACTTTGTTTAAAGGGAGTAATTTACCCTCAATTAAAATTATGGccgaaattttaatgatttttaagatatataaaatttaactaaaaaaatatcaACCTTAGATTTAGTTGAAAGTGGATTAGTGACCCTTGGATAATGGAAACTAATTAGATTAAACAGTAAAACAAACAAGAGTGTATTGGATAATGGAAACTGATTAGATTAGAATCCCACCTAAGTTTATCTTTGATTTGGATGATGGCAGACAATAGCAGCTGCAATTCTTAGTGACTtcacaattttcatattttttgagAAACTTATTTAATACGTGGCATAAACTATCCAAAAACCTTCTATACTTCATCTTCTTCCATATTAGTTTAAGCATCAAGATTGGTATTTCCTTATGCATAAAGATAATAAAACATAAGTTCTAGCCTGATagatggaaaataaaaagtaaaagtttattCATTTCAATGAAAATTGTAGGTAAATTACAAATGAATTCATGTTCTAAAATTTTCTTAGGCAACTCAGAATGTCCCATTATGCAATATTTAATTTGAGATAGTTACTTTTTTCGGATTTATAGGAAATGTTCCTGTCATGCTTGCCAAACCGCAAACGTTTATGAACTCAAGTGGTGAGTCTGTAAGTGAGCTATCTCAAAGGGCCTATATAATGTTTTAGAGAGACTAAGATTCTCACCTGATTGAAATTACTATAGTTCTAATATCCATTGGATGGTTTCACTTTACATATTGAAGGTTGGGGCCATTGTATCATATTACAAGATTCCATTGAAGCAAGTTCTGGTGGTAATTTTCTTCCTTTATTATGACTTAATGATAATCTTTTCCCTCCCCCCTCCGCACTTATAGTTTCCTTCTACAGATTTTTGTGCATCCTTGATCCCAACCCACCGCATGAAAAAGTTCCAGATTTGAAGCTTAGAGATTTCTATTTTGTactttatataattgttttttgaTTTGTTGTCTTGCATGAAGTGATCTACTACACTTTCAATGGAGAGAATATTTGCTTAAAGTGTAGGacacaaatgattaaattgtgtTGTTTAAGATTCGAGAATCAAGAGGTCTTAGTCTCCCAATTGACTTCCTTGAGCTAGTTTGATAAGCATGCAAGTCGTATtgtttcttgatgattaatgtGTTGTTTTTTAAGGATAATTGAATTTCTCAAACACTAGTAAACTGTTTTAATcgagaattattattttttctgttttaactattatttttcatttattattcaagttttaatttaatttttatggattGATGTAATAgatttgtttttcaatttattaaataatgcatgttttaaatgctttaatccATGTAAAGTTTGGATATTGACTAAttttaatttaccaaattatatattaaaaaattgaaaattttgatttaatttttattcttttattttgctttaagaaaaataaattaaaattattaaaatatatattacctAAGGAAgctgtttttcttttttacaaattaaaacccaaaatatcACTTGTTTtgctataaatattaatatatatatatgtgatattttggattgatgtaatagaaatattgaataagtttaaaattttacatatataataagtacaattatatcgataaatttaacgattgaattattaaaatattaatcctaaaaaatacaataaatataaaattaaaataactttacttGGATGTAAATAGACCTGTCCATGAGCTTACTATGAGTATAATTTGAACCCAAATGTGGTAGTGTTGGCATTggcattattttaaattgtataaattcatataagaaaatttattatcaagaattttatgaaattttatattattattaaattatatgtaataattattatttaaaattatacaaattcataaaatataatttattagttataattattttaaattttattaaatcatatatttaaattaaaatatatttaatattaattatttaaaattttattttatagtatcatatattatgatttgagtaaattcatataagaatattaattattaagaattttattaaattatatattttaattatattatatttaataataattatgttattttatattttacagtatcatatattatggtttgagtaaattcatataagaatattaattattaagaattttattaaattatatattttaattatattatatttaataataattatgttattttatattttacagtatcatatattatggtttgagtaaattcatataagaatattaattattaagaattttattaaattatatattttaattaaaatatatttaataataattatgtttaaatatgattaaattatttattattgatattaataatcttattaaaatttaaataaaataatttaccaaaacaaatttctgctaattattaagaattttattaaattatatattttaattaaaatatattaaataataattatgtttaaatatgattaaattatttatttttgataataaataatcttattaaaatttaaataacaataacaataatcatttaccaaaacaaatttatgctaagggtattctggtcattttagttttctccattatgctattacacctctattacattcaaccaaacacagttttactattacgcctctattccattacattcaaccagacagttgatttgctattacacctctattccattacacctctaatccaatacacctctaatccaatacagcgaaccaaacgtgctctaagttggccaggtatgtgatatattcttatgcatgttagatcgattggaattgaatcatgagtgtgaaatgagaagcataggtgaaaatgcctatgtcatatatgtgagtaatgGCAAaatcatcgtaaattatcgataagggtggactatgtgcggaatcatcttataattgctaatttgaacgatTGTGCGattgtgtgcgaatcattgagcatgatgtattgtattgagattatacttgagtgaaattatagatatgtgatgaaattgattggtgatatacatgtttaaataatgtgaatgcaaagaatgtgtgaaagagtaaatttgtaataaatctgcttgggacagcagtagtaaggtgattttggaaaatcaccataaattgttggagttgagttagaagctgaataaattatgtaattaaagcttaatgagtctagtttcttataaaagaaaccgtgtaagcaaaagaattgctgataatgagatattttaagtggcgtgggatagagtcaaatgacttcggggtcccctgttctgtttttagaaaatcattataatttgtacaaaaatttttataagataaaatttatatgcttagactccttaatgagtatagtttcaaatgaaatcaaatagaacatattttgaattctgtacaatgagaaatttgattcgtagtgaagagtggtcagattagtcaaatagtgaaacaggggaaactttaagaaaaatctggtattgattggccaaacctaaaattctgaaaattttatggatggaagatatatgagtctattttcagggaaaattaacggaaattgatttggagttttgtagctctagttataaataatttagtgactattgcttaggaagacaacttgtagtgaatttgtgattatgttgtaaacattgataaaacttgttaatgagttgcttattgttttcttatgaacttactaagcgtaaagcttactccccttttctttcccatattccctagggttgccaggttagctcgggttggaggccgtcagagatattatcacattgtcaagtctacgctatcggcgtaaataaatcttagtgtttcgagtctatggcatgtatagggttgtaaagttgagtaagtaaatgatacaagactaagatattggtaaatatttaatgatgcctcatgaatattttgggccttgtaagcccgattaaaggataatatacgtgtgtatgaaaagtttaaaattgatcaaaaatttttacagtctggttttatataaatggatgagtttaaatctggtagcacctcgaaccctgttccgacgagggatacgggcgaagggtgttacaataacataataaattatatttgattcttttttttacCTGCTGTTCATAACAGATTGACATGGCAAGACAATCTGAGACTGCTAAATATCAAACAAGTTTTTCAACTTCTAAAGAAACAATACATCATTAGTGGAGACCAAAATAGAATAATGATAGAAGAATCTAAGAATTCTGAAGAAGATGGGAATGCTCCTTTAACTAGTCGAgcaaaaagaaagtgaaaattcGATCCTTGAACTTCTAGCACCCAAGTAAGcataaatttattctaatatattatttcttttcccTTCCATGTCTAATATTATTATTGATGAATGGCGTGATAGAAAAATCTGAGAATTCTAAAGAAGATTAAAGAAGTCATTGCAATAAGTAGATGAAATATGGAATTCGTGGGAGAACAAGGTCTCTTGTCAATGGATAATGACAAGTAGATTTCAGGGGAAAAAAATTGAGATCTAGAGTATGCCCAGAAAATGAGGTAATGAGTTGATTGGAGATGACAAGAAGGTATGGGATTATccatttcttttggtgattaatTGACCGTCTCTATATGTTGATTTTGTGTGAAATGTTATTGATGATGTTTGTCTTTTATCTGTGTAGATGATTATTTTATGGGGGTGTGTTGTtgcttttttctttaaatttagaatttttctattttaatccttaatttatttttgttcataTTTCTCTCTAAATTTAGTAGCTTTAACTATTTTGTTATTGAATTTCAATTCCATTACTTTGATATTGAATTTGGATTCcgttaaaatttgataatgttaggaatcaacccgattaagcaacgaacaagtaaaaatagcagaagaaattgagaaattaaacatacaaatttaacgtggaaaaattcctccaaagagaataaaaaaccatgggcaaagataattttactataatggcaaaagaacgaagagtataaaagatggagataaaaaactaaaccttaaaaacccgaaaataaataaccctcaaaacgtaaacacaaaattctctaaatgtattatgagttttaatctctaatgggtgtatttttttaaggttgtaaaagagcctatttgtaagctaaattagtaggtcaaataaactatactaataaatgttaaatatattatattaataaatactaaatcttctagaaagaaaatatatttttgtttaacttgacttgcaagtaatctcttagaatttgggtcacacaactttaACAGATAATAAGGTACTATTTGAGATAGTCACTtcatcttcaattttttttctaaataatttgtttacaaatttcaaataattattaatattttaagattttatataaaaaaattaaaaattttaagtattgatataataactttttaaaatatcacatcgtattttatttaatctaaaattaatgttgattgaaaaaaaattagaaaggaAGTTTGAAGTTTTGACAAAGTTGACTTCTCTCTTTTATGTTTTCAAGGTAGTGCTTTTTGTGATTTCCCTTTTTTTGGAAGTGGTTTCCTATGGTTGAGATTGGATTGTGTCCCTTTATTGTGTATTTCATTTGAAGCTGAGAGAACCTTATGAAGAAAATTGGTTTCCAGGATTCATCTCAACCTTGGAGTTTAATCTGTTGGTTTTTGGAATTGTGAGATGTTGTTCTTAGTTCAGTGTATGAATTGAAGTTTGGTAGAGTTTAATTTTGTGAATATAAATATGGAGGTTGATTTAGGGTTGCTTTTTTATTTGTTGAgtataatattttaatgttaattattctatttttggtGTTATTATTGATTGTGTCAGTGTGAGAGTATAGTCTTATGGGAAGGGAGATATGCTTGGTGGTTTGCATTATGTATGTGCCTTTCCTTTTGGTGTGTGAAACAGGTTACAGGTGTTTGAAGGAAAGATTATGGTGCtgaacaaaaaaaatttctactcttttaatatataaaaattttcttttggcTGAGGAAAAAAAAGTAAGCCTAAATTCATTTTAGTATATTATTCTTCCCTTCTCTATCATTATATTAGTATCTTGTGTGAATTGGTTTATGTAGAATGCTAATGGTTAATAATTGtttacatttaaaacattaaagtTAAATTGATATTTATTACCTTTGACTTGtgaattctttatttatttttctttatatgagTCAAGTTAAAATGTTTATAGTAgagtttttttataataatattttcgtGGTTTAGGGTGGATCGAATCTTTGATCTTTTGGTGGTGATAAAGCTAACGGTAGaaatgatgaagatgaagacaattggaatgttaataaaaataattaaatttgtttcaTTTGAGTTTTGAACTTTGGATTATGTGTTTGACATTTGGAATTTGGATTGAGTTTGTATTATGCATTTTTATGTGTTCAGTCTTTCGATTATAAATTTGAATGCTTTTAAACCTTTAATGTTTTAGAATTACTATAACTTAGGTTGCACTAATATTGGATTTTAGAGTTTGAGTAATGTAATTAACTTTGttgatatttcaaaatttaaattgattttataatatataattactttttatgattatttaaatgtgtttctaaaatttttacaa
It includes:
- the LOC107903894 gene encoding uncharacterized protein isoform X1, producing MPRCRCPSPGRSLCLASRGSSSVSVIPVVFMMVDAIAKAKGISINTVNFKAQIGKGNVPVMLAKPQTFMNSSGWGHCIILQDSIEASSGDFCASLIPTHRMKKFQI
- the LOC107903894 gene encoding peptidyl-tRNA hydrolase, chloroplastic isoform X2 is translated as MPRCRCPSPGRSLCLASRGSSSVSVIPVVFMMVDAIAKAKGISINTVNFKAQIGKGNVPVMLAKPQTFMNSSGESVGAIVSYYKIPLKQVLVIFVHP